The following are from one region of the Falco biarmicus isolate bFalBia1 chromosome 1, bFalBia1.pri, whole genome shotgun sequence genome:
- the CLRN2 gene encoding clarin-2 gives MPGCFKKTLFALASLVSFVSFILIVVAMGTPKWMTGKILCKTGADLVNATDPELVKFIGEIYYGLFQGGKIRQCGLGGRRSKFTIFPHMVKKLNTGLHVMIIMFLCVAIFFSLVSFGFCILNAIKVPYRAIKGPAGVGLWNFLAGGFIVLAVTSFMAAVKLHQLTERIANFRENAFQFVILEEEFEDCFWVCVASATAHAVNLLLVAISGINFPKIKTKTEEANVTAEDIMY, from the exons ATGCCTGGctgttttaaaaagactttATTTGCTTTGGCTTCTCTAGTAAGTTTCGTGTCTTTCATCTTGATTGTTGTTGCAATGGGGACCCCGAAGTGGATGACTGGCAAGATCCTTTGCAAAACAGGAGCTGACTTGGTCAATGCCACAGATCCAGAGCTGGTCAAGTTCATTGGAGAAATTTACTACGGACTCTTTCAGGGTGGTAAAATACGCCAGTGTGGGTTGGGCGGACGGCGTTCCAAGTTCACAA tTTTCCCACACATGGTGAAAAAGCTGAATACAGGCCTGCACGTGATGATTATAATGTTCCTCTGTGTggccattttcttttctctggtcAGTTTTGGATTCTGCATTCTTAACGCAATAAAAGTTCCTTACCGGGCTATTAAAGGTCCAGCAGGAGTAGGCCTTTGGAACTTCCTTGCAG GTGGATTTATAGTACTTGCAGTCACCAGCTTTATGGCTGCTGTGAAACTTCATCAGCTCACAGAAAGAATTGCCAATTTTCGGGAAAATGCCTTTCAATTTGTTATCTTAGAAGAAGAGTTTGAAGActgtttttgggtttgtgtggcaagtGCCACAGCACATGCAGTGAATTTGCTGCTAGTAGCCATTAGTGGGATTAATTTCCCTAAAATTAAGACTAAAACAGAAGAAGCAAATGTTACAGCAGAAGATATCATGTACTAA